From Papaver somniferum cultivar HN1 unplaced genomic scaffold, ASM357369v1 unplaced-scaffold_16, whole genome shotgun sequence, a single genomic window includes:
- the LOC113337357 gene encoding uncharacterized protein LOC113337357 encodes MGCDYHDELVHYHVLLLSLLPTAFALLLLSAVAVAFPCSCPAVQTCYLFSCAAVAAIFPFSCSCCCLLLHTTAAFLYSCCCCHCQAVAAVTSSTAKPSAAPAVVLATPAAKQRPSLTTEPKA; translated from the exons atgggttgcgactatcacgatgaattag TTCACTATCATGTGTTGCTGCTTTCCCTGCTACCCACTGCTTTTGCACTGCTTCTGTTGTCAGCAGTTGCTGTtgccttcccttgcagctgccctgctgtgcagacttgctacttgttttcttgtgctgctgttgctgctatctttcctttctcctgcagctgctgttgcttgcTGTTACATACCACTGCTGCTTTCCTctacagctgctgctgctgccactgcCAGGCTGTTGCTGCTGTCACTTCTTCCACTGCCAAGCCAAGTGCAGCTCCTGCTGTTGTTCTTgctactcctgcagccaagcaaaggcctagtttaacaactgagcccaaagcctaa